A segment of the Lycium barbarum isolate Lr01 chromosome 7, ASM1917538v2, whole genome shotgun sequence genome:
TTCAAAAATAGAGCATTTATTGGAGGATCCGACAGAGGTGCAGCCTCATTTTTGGTAAGTCCAAACAACATAGCCTTTAGGGGTGCTGAAGTGAATTAACCAAGGTTGAGAAAGTATAGAGATTGTTTTAGCTTCCTTCTTTTATTGTGCGGGTTATTAATGCAGGATTGAAGGGACAGATTTACAAGTTATAGTGGAAAATGAGGAGCAGATTGAGCTTTCATTCACAAGAATGTGGAGTCCAGCAGTCATGGGTGAACAAGCTCCTTTGTTTATTGATAGGAGGTTCTTGCTTGAATTTATTAGATAGTTTTCTTTTGAAGTTCCATTATATTTCCTCGTAAATGATCGTAAACGACTTGGATTCAAACTTATTTGCAGATTTGTAGTATTCCGTGATGTCCCAGGATTCTACTCGTACGCCATCTTTGAGCACACGAAAGATATGCCTGCTTTCAACCTTAACACCACCAGAATCGCTTTCATGCTCAATAAAGAAAAGTAAGAATCTGCATAGCTATTTTTTTAAAACGAAGCAGCACGTTGAAGTAAACAAACTTGATTCATTCGCAATGGTCATGCTCCTTTTTTATTTGATATTCTATCATGGGAAAGGAATTACTCTAAGAGGTGAGGGAAAGGGATTACTCTAAGAGgtgaagaaaaggaaagaaaaagataaGATGTAAAACCTTAAAATGTTTGGATGTAGCCGAAAATGCATTTGTCTGACGttcttttgaaagctctcttcgTAAAACAGAATATTGTTTCCTTACGGATATAAAATGATCAAAATCTAATATACTATCGAAAATGGAAACAAGAAGAAGTAATTCTCTATTATCCTTCTGGCATTACCAGGTTTCACTACATGGCCATAACAGATGATAGACAGAGATTTATGCCTAGTGCAGAAGACCGGCTTCCAGGCAGAGGTGAACCGCTAGCCTATCCTGAAGCGGTTCTCCTCGTTGATCCTATAGAACCTGAGTTCAAAGGAGAGGTATTATAACTTATCAGAATTTACAGCATTTAACAAGTAAGGCTGTATTGTAAATTAGAGTTTATAGTGCACTTAATTTACTGTCTCCTTTGGATCCCCAAGTGCAGGTGGATGACAAATATCAGTATTCACTTGAAAACAGAGATAATCACGTGCATGGATGGATATGTTTTGACCCTCCTGTGGGGTTTTGGCAAATCACTCCTAGCAATGAATTTCGAACAGGAGGACCTTTCAAACAAGATTTAACCTCTCATGTGAACCCGACCACCCTTGCCGTACGTGGCTAACATACTCATTTTTGCTAACGACCGATTATAAACAGATTGCTGTTAGCTTGGTTTCACCAAAAATATGCATTTAGGGGTTGTTTGCTTGCTAGTTAGgaagtaagttattcatgtattagaggTTTCAGCAAAAATGTGCATTCCAGCATAACGAGTACCCTTTTTGGTAACGTTTTAATTGCTATATATAAAATTCGGCACACCAAGTACAGTGTGTGGTTACCAGTTTATAATCCTGCAATGTCTTAAGCTATAAGTCAATttgtgtattattttatgcaggatggaagatggaataactaatacatgaataactaaaccctgcataacTAATCTCTGCATAattctaaccagcaaccaaaccaCCTCTTAGTTATCTTGTGATCCTCAGTGTCCTCCCAAGTTTTTCTAGTATACAGGTTGGCAAGTAATCAAAGACATGCAATAGTTTATATTAACACAATCACATAGAACTTTCTCTGGCCTAATCCCAAGTAATTTCTTAAAATTTGCTTGCAGATATTTCTAACTTCCCACTATGCTGGTACAGATCTTCTGCTAAAATTTGAAACCGGGGAGGAGTGGATGAAAGTCCTCGGCCCCGTGTTCACATATTTTAACTCTGTATCAGACAAAGAAATGGCTCTGTCGCTTTGGGATGACGCAAAAAGACAGGTCAGTGTCACGGAGAAGATAGAAGTTGAACCAACAAAACTATAACAGCACAGTACTATTCATGACATATTTTCACATTTTATACTATTTAGATGAACAAAGAAGTCCAATCCTGGCCTTACAGTTTCCCAGCTTCTGAAGAGTTTCCTAACTCTGGTCAAAGGGGCGTAGTTAAAGGTCGATTGTTAGTAAAAGACAGGTAGATTCCTCTCTTACCTTAATTCCACATTTTGCATTTCCAGGTTTGATAAGTATGTTGTCTAAGTTAGTCTTAGGTTAGCCTTATGATCTTATCGACAGATATTTAAGCAAGGAAAATTTACCTGGAAAAGATGCATATGTAGGACTAGCAGCCCCGGGAGATGCTGGATCATGGCAAAGAGAGAATAAGGTAATTTTCTCTTCCGCTCTAACCCGAACATGAAATGCAGTGCCTTTGAAAACGAGCTCATCTAACCTGGATCAATGTTAAAACCTATGTTGATCGGACTCTTCAAGTATACCACTTGGTGTGTGTCAGATCCTTCAAAAACTATCATTTTGGAGAATCTGACATAGGTGTGGCAACATTTTTGGCGGGTCCGGACAACATAGGTGTAAACCACTAATGCTATGCATATTGCCATTTTGCCAGGGTTACCAATTTTGGACTACAACAGATGAGGACGGATACTTTGCTATTAAGAACATACGTGCAGGCTCATATAATCTTTACGGATTGGTACCTGGATTTATCGGAGATTACAAGTATGAAGTTGTAATAACTACAACAGCAGGTTCTATTAAGAAGCAGCATTTTTTTTATTAGATTCCATGCTGAAGCTTTCTTCTTTATCGAAGGTTCTAACTTCTAACCGATGACATCAATGTTAATACAGGTTCTGATATTGAGTTGGGTGAGCTTGTTTATGAGCCTCCGAGAGATGGTCCTACCTTGTGGGAGATCGGTATCCCTGACCGCTCTGCTGCAGAATTCTATATTCCTGATCCAAACCCGAAATATGTTAACAAACTTTACATAAATCGAGACAAGTGAGCTTCCTTAACAATAAGACCAGTCACTGAATAAAGAAATTTACTCACATATATGTCTTGGACTTTTGTATAATCGGTAATTCTTAGAAATTTTTCTGTTGTAACTTCTTCTCAGATTTAGGCAGTATGGTTTGTGGGAGAGATATGCAGAGTTATATCCTGATAATGATTTAGTCTACACAGTTGGAGTCAGTGACTATCAGAAAGACTGGTTCTTTGCTCATGTTAACAGGTGAAAACTCCTCGATATACCAACATTTCTTTGTCTAATATTTTTTTGCAAATCACTCAGAGTTGTATTAGACGGTATGAAATCATTTTTCATAAAGGAAAGAATAAATCTAGTGCTATTGATGATTTCCTCCAGACTCCAAAGAACTGATCAGTGTGTAAATACTTGATGCTTAGGAATATAGGCGACAATGCATATCAAAGTACTACATGGAAAATCAAGTTCAAGATTGATAATGTAGATCAAGTTGGAGCATATACATTGCGCTTGGCGCTTGCAGCTGCTAATCATGCAGAATTACAGGTATTATATTACAAAGTCTTTACATAATGTGGGCATGAATTGAATTGGTTGGTGCCGTTGTATACCACCTAGTAATAGCCTATCTAATCAAGCTACTGGGAAGCCAAAAGTGTTTATTATAGAGAGTTGAGGTGTTTGGCCTAGCTTTTTCCTTATAAGCACTTTTGGAATCTTGACCTAGTACAATTACTGCCCTAACATTGGCAAAAGTGATTTCGAATtaattagtcaaacacaaactgctactCTCCAAAAATACCTTTTTGAAAAGCACTTGTGACAAACAGCGGTTTCCGAAATAGGCGGAGTTTGGGAGTttgccaaacaggctataaatgtCTGTTGCTAGTTAACTAATAGTGGAAGACTAACATGACTTGAAACCTCTTGTAAAAGGTCCGGATCAACGATCCAACAGCAGATCCTCCCCTACTTTcaagtggagaaattggaggagaCAATGCAATTGCAAGGCATGCTATTCATGGGATTTACTGGTTGTTCAATCTGACAATACATGGTTCTCTACTTTTGGGAGGAGAAAACACCATATTTTTGACACAAGCAAAGACAGCCAACATTTTGCAGGGGATTATGTATGACTATATTCGATTGGAAGGTCGCTCAAGCTAGAGTGAAAGCCATTATTTAATGTTTCCACAGAGCAAATCCCAATAGAACTACTACTCATTTGTTGCTActtcataatgcaaataaaataaaaaattacatttCTATAGCATTCCAGCATTTTATAAACATAGAGCTTCATCAGCTTGATAGACTTCTTCGTGTTGGACAGCCTGAGATGGATTTTACCTGCCAATATTTGGCTACTAGATTGGGAGTCAAGTTTTTATGtatcaaaataataaaatttTCTCCCCTGGTATTCACCTTTACTTTATATTAATGGTGTCATCTCACATACAATATGCCGTGTTTTTGGTTCAAACAGCGACTCAGCGTATATATCCAATGCAGTTAATTTACTCAAGGCGTCTagccaaaaaaaaatatgggATCTTTTGCTTTGCCTTCTCAAGAGAGTTCCTTGAAAGGTGAACAAAATTTCGGAAAACGAGAATACTATCCCTAAGTGGACTTGGCAGGAAGAGGATGGAAAAGAGATAAAAAGGCAACTCTAGATATGTGTGTATAAACTAACTCACTCACTCTCTAGTTGTATTTACAACAAACAAGCTCTCAAAGAAGAACACTCAATCAACCTAAAATACACACAAGAATGCATTTACCATTTTGAACATGTCATTGATTTCTTGCTTTTGCAGTAGCAATAGTGAGTATGTACTCAATCTCCTCGGCTACTTCTTTCATGGGAGGCCTGCTTTGTCTTCTTTCCTCCAAGCAACTGAGAGCCAGAAATCCGAGTGCCTTCATTGTCTCCAACTCCAAGCTGGTTGCTCCCTCCTTTAATGCAGGATCAACAGCATCCATTATTCTCTCTTCCTCTATCAACCTTGCCACGTATACAGCCAAGTTCACATCATCCTGTTCCCGATTAAAGTCTATTGCCTTTTGGGATGTCAAGAGTTCCAACAACACAACCCCGAAACTGTACACATCACTCTTGTCTGTCAATTGATAGTTCCTGTAGTACTCAGGGTCAAGATAACCGAGGGTACCCTGAGCACAGGTGGACACATGACTCAGATCCGCATGTGCCAACCGTGAAAGACCAAAATCCGAGACCTTAGCATTCAACTTTTCATCGAGCAGAATGTTGCTAGACTTGACATCGCGATGGTAAATGGGAGGAACTGCAGAGAAATGCAAGTAAGCAAGTCCCTCTGCAGTTGCGTGGGCGATGCTGAGCCGGaaattccatgttagaaatttGCTTTTCCCATGCAAATGATCATTAAGAGTTCCATTCGGGACATACTCATAAACCAGCAATGGCTGTTCAAGCTCAACACAACAACCTAGAATGCCCAAGAGGTTCTTGTGGTTAACCTGACAAAGTATTCTAACCTCATTGAGAACTTGATCAATGCCTTTAGTATTCCCTAGCTTGGCACACTTGACAGCAACCGCAGTACCATCATCAAGTGTACCATAGTAAACTTCACCATAACCCCCAGTGCCAAGAAGCCGGTCCTTAGAGAAATTGTTTGttgctttctttatttctttgcCTGTAAATAGCTTTGCAGATTTTATACCACCTGAGCTAAGAATATCTTCCCGTTCCCGAGCTAGTCGGTCTTGTGCATCCTTAATTCGCTTGTGACGTCTGTACACAAGAATCCCAATTACAGCAGCAATCACTGCCACACCCACCCCTGATGTCAAACCTGCGAATCCAAGAAACATTCAAGTATTTTTGGCAACTCATTAACATCAAAGACAATACTCCCTAAAAGTACATGTCACGTTTCACTTTCCAAGAGTCAAACATTCTAAGATGCCGTTTTCCCCCATATTGATATGAGAGAAATTACAACTTACAGTGCTTATCATATATTTTTTAAACATCTAAGTTACAATTTTAACATATTGCATAAATCTagtagtcaaattgactctcgaaaagcgaaacatgacaactaatatgggacagAGGAGTATTGATCAACCAAGTTGAAAAAAAGAATGATATCAACCATGTTAATAGCTAGCTATTTTCGATTACTATAAGCTCCTTGAAGTCTCAAAATAGAGTAAAAACAGAGTAATCTGATCAAATTTACGTGAGATTTAATATCAGAAGCAGGTAAATTAAAGATCATTTTTTACAATACCTGCTATGAGTGCAGTGTGGTCGCTACCACAACCATCAGGATCTTGGCACGTCACATCTGCGTATCAAATTCAAACATAGTCAAAAATAGGTTCAGAAATACTCTCCCGTTTTGACTTAACACGAAATTTAAAAACATAAAGAAAACTTTTGAATATTGTGATTTTCAATTAAACATGTgtagaatataccaaaataccCTCTAAATTTGTGCTCTTAAACAAGAAAAGTTGGAACTGAAAATTGTCAAGAGAAATTCTTTTTAAACGGACAAAAAAATGGAACCAGTTGATTcagaaaattattttattttaacttACTCTGGGCACATAACGCGGCAATTGGGTCCCAATGAAACCCGGTATGACAAAAACATCTACtaaccccaccaccaccaccattcaAACCCGGGTCGGGTCTACACGTGGAGTCCGAATCACATTCGAACTGACCCGTACAAACCGGCTCTAACGGCAAAACCCACTGCAGTTCCAACCCGGGTTTTGCCCATCTACTCACAGGCAACTCCGCATCCAAGTTCACAAAACTCCTATAAGCCCGACAACCTGATTCCTTGACCCGAATCATATGCGACGTGGACGATCCACCTGCCCCGAAAGTACAGCAAATCGGCGTCTGTGTACATTCGAATACATCACCTCCACGACTTCCATTCAAGTACAC
Coding sequences within it:
- the LOC132604025 gene encoding wall-associated receptor kinase-like 20, which translates into the protein MATSSMAALLVLLMCTTSALCARQCADCGSSPVPYPLSTGSDCGDQSYKIRCTDTQLLFDTLNNSYPISSIYPETQRLIIEPSPFLPNTCITQDISTVGIQLNSSLPFNITSSNTIIFLNCSETLLRSPLDCSSSSLCHVYLNGSRGGDVFECTQTPICCTFGAGGSSTSHMIRVKESGCRAYRSFVNLDAELPVSRWAKPGLELQWVLPLEPVCTGQFECDSDSTCRPDPGLNGGGGGVSRCFCHTGFHWDPIAALCAQNVTCQDPDGCGSDHTALIAGLTSGVGVAVIAAVIGILVYRRHKRIKDAQDRLAREREDILSSGGIKSAKLFTGKEIKKATNNFSKDRLLGTGGYGEVYYGTLDDGTAVAVKCAKLGNTKGIDQVLNEVRILCQVNHKNLLGILGCCVELEQPLLVYEYVPNGTLNDHLHGKSKFLTWNFRLSIAHATAEGLAYLHFSAVPPIYHRDVKSSNILLDEKLNAKVSDFGLSRLAHADLSHVSTCAQGTLGYLDPEYYRNYQLTDKSDVYSFGVVLLELLTSQKAIDFNREQDDVNLAVYVARLIEEERIMDAVDPALKEGATSLELETMKALGFLALSCLEERRQSRPPMKEVAEEIEYILTIATAKARNQ
- the LOC132604024 gene encoding probable rhamnogalacturonate lyase B isoform X3 encodes the protein MWSPAVMGEQAPLFIDRRFVVFRDVPGFYSYAIFEHTKDMPAFNLNTTRIAFMLNKEKFHYMAITDDRQRFMPSAEDRLPGRGEPLAYPEAVLLVDPIEPEFKGEVDDKYQYSLENRDNHVHGWICFDPPVGFWQITPSNEFRTGGPFKQDLTSHVNPTTLAIFLTSHYAGTDLLLKFETGEEWMKVLGPVFTYFNSVSDKEMALSLWDDAKRQMNKEVQSWPYSFPASEEFPNSGQRGVVKGRLLVKDRYLSKENLPGKDAYVGLAAPGDAGSWQRENKGYQFWTTTDEDGYFAIKNIRAGSYNLYGLVPGFIGDYKYEVVITTTAGSDIELGELVYEPPRDGPTLWEIGIPDRSAAEFYIPDPNPKYVNKLYINRDKFRQYGLWERYAELYPDNDLVYTVGVSDYQKDWFFAHVNRNIGDNAYQSTTWKIKFKIDNVDQVGAYTLRLALAAANHAELQVRINDPTADPPLLSSGEIGGDNAIARHAIHGIYWLFNLTIHGSLLLGGENTIFLTQAKTANILQGIMYDYIRLEGRSS
- the LOC132604024 gene encoding probable rhamnogalacturonate lyase B isoform X2, which encodes MINNAVVEITWTNPGGIIKGIKYKGIDNLLELNNKDLNGGFWDLNWSEAGSKKPRGKFDTIEGTDLQVIVENEEQIELSFTRMWSPAVMGEQAPLFIDRRFVVFRDVPGFYSYAIFEHTKDMPAFNLNTTRIAFMLNKEKFHYMAITDDRQRFMPSAEDRLPGRGEPLAYPEAVLLVDPIEPEFKGEVDDKYQYSLENRDNHVHGWICFDPPVGFWQITPSNEFRTGGPFKQDLTSHVNPTTLAIFLTSHYAGTDLLLKFETGEEWMKVLGPVFTYFNSVSDKEMALSLWDDAKRQMNKEVQSWPYSFPASEEFPNSGQRGVVKGRLLVKDRYLSKENLPGKDAYVGLAAPGDAGSWQRENKGYQFWTTTDEDGYFAIKNIRAGSYNLYGLVPGFIGDYKYEVVITTTAGSDIELGELVYEPPRDGPTLWEIGIPDRSAAEFYIPDPNPKYVNKLYINRDKFRQYGLWERYAELYPDNDLVYTVGVSDYQKDWFFAHVNRNIGDNAYQSTTWKIKFKIDNVDQVGAYTLRLALAAANHAELQVRINDPTADPPLLSSGEIGGDNAIARHAIHGIYWLFNLTIHGSLLLGGENTIFLTQAKTANILQGIMYDYIRLEGRSS
- the LOC132604024 gene encoding probable rhamnogalacturonate lyase B isoform X1; translated protein: MSSTGLQLNVQNDYVMINNAVVEITWTNPGGIIKGIKYKGIDNLLELNNKDLNGGFWDLNWSEAGSKKPRGKFDTIEGTDLQVIVENEEQIELSFTRMWSPAVMGEQAPLFIDRRFVVFRDVPGFYSYAIFEHTKDMPAFNLNTTRIAFMLNKEKFHYMAITDDRQRFMPSAEDRLPGRGEPLAYPEAVLLVDPIEPEFKGEVDDKYQYSLENRDNHVHGWICFDPPVGFWQITPSNEFRTGGPFKQDLTSHVNPTTLAIFLTSHYAGTDLLLKFETGEEWMKVLGPVFTYFNSVSDKEMALSLWDDAKRQMNKEVQSWPYSFPASEEFPNSGQRGVVKGRLLVKDRYLSKENLPGKDAYVGLAAPGDAGSWQRENKGYQFWTTTDEDGYFAIKNIRAGSYNLYGLVPGFIGDYKYEVVITTTAGSDIELGELVYEPPRDGPTLWEIGIPDRSAAEFYIPDPNPKYVNKLYINRDKFRQYGLWERYAELYPDNDLVYTVGVSDYQKDWFFAHVNRNIGDNAYQSTTWKIKFKIDNVDQVGAYTLRLALAAANHAELQVRINDPTADPPLLSSGEIGGDNAIARHAIHGIYWLFNLTIHGSLLLGGENTIFLTQAKTANILQGIMYDYIRLEGRSS